In the genome of Drosophila yakuba strain Tai18E2 chromosome 3R, Prin_Dyak_Tai18E2_2.1, whole genome shotgun sequence, one region contains:
- the LOC6536635 gene encoding neither inactivation nor afterpotential protein G — translation MGLKFHKILVLAGIVIGFLSVIVVLAGTLLKNSVPNVLAPEERDFAFDYVIVGAGTGGSTLTSLLARNSNGSVLLIEAGGQFGLLSRIPLLTTFQQKGINDWSFLSVPQKHSSKGLIEQRQCLPRGKGLGGSANLNYMLHFDGHGPDFDSWRDLHNLSDWGWAQMRSFMSAAKPKIPDMLEIPRRYSKLTEALDEAQAQFAHKDWSFRRSLYNIRNGMRHSVVQQFLNAVIHHSNLRLLPDALVKRIQLSPSPFLQATSILVGIKDEENREKEFSIEIRRELILCAGAYQTPQLLMASGIGDVSALNKLGIPVQHSLPLVGQNLHDHFNLPLFVSMGVTGPSLNQNTLLNPMTLINYMSSGTGPLGNFGVLGNVASYGGSESPPYGITFFGAGAIDESALMSISNFKGPAFRALFPRYYNASQEGFVVISSCLQPKSRGSVGLLNRHMRRNPLIDPNYLSSEEDVACTIAAIRSAVELVNSTAFATLHPRIHWPRVQDCSNFGPFERNFFDNRPSDHYLECLMRHVGLGSHHPAGTCALGSVVDSQLRLQGVSNVRVVDASVLPRPISGNPNSVVVAIALRAASWILKSELQAGDLK, via the exons ATGGGCCTGAAATTCCATA AGATCCTGGTTTTGGCGGGGATTGTAATAGGATTTCTCTCCGTCATCGTTGTCCTGGCCGGCACTTTGCTGAAGAACTCCGTACCTAATGTCTTGGCACCAGAGGAGCGGGACTTTGCATTCGACTATGTGATTG TGGGTGCTGGAACGGGAGGAAGCACACTCACATCGCTGCTGGCCAGGAACAGCAATGGGAGTGTTTTGCTCATCGAGGCCGGTGGTCAGTTTGGTCTTCTAAGTCGGATTCCCTTGCTGACCACCTTTCAGCAGAAAGGGATCAATGACTGGTCCTTCCTTTCTGTGCCACAGAAACACTCCTCCAAAGGTCTCATCGAACAGAGGCAGTGCCTCCCGAGGGGCAAAGGACTGGGTGGTTCCGCCAATCTGAATTACATGCTGCACTTCGATGGTCACGGACCGGATTTTGATTCCTGGCGGGATCTTCACAATCTAAGCGATTGGGGCTGGGCCCAAATGAGATCCTTCATGTCCGCCGCCAAGCCCAAGATCCCAGATATGCTCGAAATTCCCCGTCGCTACTCCAAATTAACTGAAGCTTTGGACGAAGCGCAGGCGCAGTTTGCCCACAAGGATTGGAGCTTTCGACGCTCTTTGTATAACATAAGGAATGGAATGCGTCATTCAGTGGTACAGCAGTTCCTTAACGCGGTGATCCATCACTCCAATCTGCGACTGCTGCCCGATGCTTTGGTTAAACGGATTCAACTTTCCCCAAGCCCGTTCCTCCAAGCGACCTCGATTCTCGTGGGGATTAAAGACGAGGAGAACAGGGAGAAAGAATTCAGCATCGAGATAAGAAGAGAGTTAATCCTCTGTGCCGGAGCTTACCAAACTCCGCAGCTCCTGATGGCATCTGGAATCGGAGACGTATCCGCCCTGAACAAATTGGGTATTCCCGTTCAACATAGTTTGCCTTTGGTGGGCCAAAACCTGCACGACCACTTCAATCTACCACTTTTTGTATCAATGGGAGTTACTGGTCCCTCACTTAACCAGAATACTCTGTTGAATCCCATGACTTTGATTAACTATATGAGCTCGGGCACGGGACCCTTGGGAAACTTTGGAGTGCTGGGAAATGTGGCCAGTTATGGAGGATCGGAGTCACCGCCCTACGGCATAACCTTCTTCGGAGCCGGTGCCATCGATGAGTCTGCTCTGATGTCAATATCGAATTTCAAGGGCCCAGCATTCCGGGCGCTGTTTCCACGATATTACAATGCCTCCCAGGAGGGATTCGTGGTCATTTCCAGCTGCCTGCAGCCAAAGTCTCGCGGATCTGTGGGACTCCTTAACCGACACATGCGGAGAAATCCTCTGATAGATCCGAACTATCTTAGCAGCGAAGAGGATGTGGCCTGCACCATTGCCGCCATTCGAAGTGCAGTCGAG CTGGTCAACTCGACTGCCTTTGCTACACTGCATCCACGCATCCATTGGCCGCGCGTGCAGGATTGCTCCAACTTCGGTCCGTTCGAGCGGAATTTCTTCGACAACCGTCCATCGGATCACTACCTGGAGTGCCTGATGCGGCACGTTGGCTTGGGATCCCATCATCCGGCTGGCACATGCGCCCTCGGTAGCGTCGTGGACTCGCAGTTGAG GTTACAAGGGGTATCCAATGTGCGGGTGGTGGATGCTAGTG TCCTGCCACGTCCGATCTCGGGAAACCCCAActcggtggtggtggccatcGCGTTGAGAGCCGCCTCTTGGATTCTGAAGAGCGAACTGCAGGCCGGCGAtttgaaatga
- the LOC120321956 gene encoding LOW QUALITY PROTEIN: uncharacterized protein LOC120321956 (The sequence of the model RefSeq protein was modified relative to this genomic sequence to represent the inferred CDS: deleted 1 base in 1 codon; substituted 1 base at 1 genomic stop codon), protein LIFTDVAQELIGSHAPLEVYHVYSHSXNHLAESQKIDRGVRSGCGIKCKITGKSVGAIVQSTTKNQSIRESIL, encoded by the exons CTAATTTTTACTGATGTTGCACAAGAACTGATTGGGAGCCATGCGCCACTCGAGGTTTACCACGTATATAGTCATTCATAGAACCACCTGGCAGAGAGCCAGAAGATCGACCGTGGGGTTCGGAGT GGATGTGGGATCAAGTGCAAGATCACCGGCAAATCGGTGGGAGCTATTGTTCAGAGCACTACAAAAAACCAGAGCATCCGAGAAAGTATTTTATAA